The Prochlorococcus marinus XMU1408 region TGGAGGAAAAGGTGGGCAAGGAGTCATACGAATTGCAAAGGACCTATGAATTGGGTTCCTGCACTGGAATGCAACTACATCTTCTCCAGAAGGAAGGTTTTTTCTTACTTGAGCAGGAGTTTTACAATTAAACACTCTTGTAGGTAATTCCAACCCTTTTATCGAACCTCCCAAATAGTATTTTTTCCTTTCCATAGAAATCATTCTGACCGCAGGATGTTCTAAAGAAGTTGTTCCATAACAAGATTTGGCCTCTATTATCTTGTTGGGTTCCCATTTGTCTTGTATTTCAAAAATTGCTAGATCTTGACCGTTATATCTAAGTAAAGCTGTATCTCCAGGATTTATATCCTCTCTATCTGTATCCATGACAATGGGTAGGCCAAAAAGCAAACCTGATTCGATTCGATTCTCTTGAACAACTGAGTTGTAATTTGCTTCGCTCATGAACCCTCTCAAAGGAGAAAAAGCACCAATGAGCAAAAGTTCAATATCACAAGCATTTCTATCTGAACAACTTAAAACTTGAAATGAACTTTTTTTTACCTCGTTTTTTTCCTTATCTGATGCCATTAGGTTTATTAGCTCTCCGCCATAAGGTTTTATCAAACCTTCAGAATTTTTATTAGAATTTTTTTTGATAATCATTTTCCCTTGAAGTAACCCGGCAAATTCTCCCAGACAAAGGGCCCATATTTGTAATTTTGTTTTCTTCGAATTCAGCAAAGAAAAAAGGGTGGGGGCAATACCCCCCACCCTTTTTTCTTTTGTTGATGATGAATATTCTTTATTTAGGCTTTGCGACCATAAAAGATACCCTTGATTTGAACATCAACAGGATCTTTTGATCCAAGATCGTTGTCTGAAGGCTGGACAGCAACAAATTGGCCACCAAATTCCTCAGTGTCGGCATCAACAGATTCGACAGTAAGTGTTATTTGACCTTTACCGCCAAGATCATCTTTAACATTTTCTCTTGCAAGATCCTCATCATCACCACCAAGAGCAATGAGAGCCTGTGCATATTCAACACCAGTTGATTTTGCGCGACTCTTTGGATCAAGAAAGTCTGCAGATCTATAACTTGGTGTAGTTGTTGGACCAGAGAACTCAGCTCCTGGCTCAATTGATTTTCCTTTCTTTGATTCAGCAACCATTTCTTTTACAGAAAAGGCAAAAGGAAATTCCTCTCCATTTGGAGCTAGAACTGTAATAAGAGAGAAGTCAATACCACCTTTTTCAGTGAATTTTCCTCCAGAAAGATCTCCATAAACTTCATCCAGGCTTGTGTTAAAGCGAGGGCTAATGATTTTTGCAATTGCAAAATCAGATTTATTTCGCTTGTTACCTGGAAGTTTTACTGAAACTTCTGTTGGCTGAAGGCATAAGCTTTTGAACTGACCATCAGCATTAATAGAACCCGATGAACCAGCAGGTAAAACAGTGCAAGCATCTGCTTGGCCAGTATTTACAACGTTGCCAAATCGAGCATTACCTTGTTCGCGCCCTTTTAAAGCTGCAGATGCGCTAGATGGGAGAGTTGTAAAGGTGAGACAAAAAGCCAGCATCAAAGCCAGCAGAGGACGAAATCGCATGAGAGGGCTAGATGACTGCGGTCGAAACCGCCCAATTAATTCAGTTGGGATATTACAGGTGTCAAATACTTCTTATCACAAGCATTTTGCAGCTCTATACAACCCGTAGCTTTTGCTTGGTCAGCCATGAGGTACTTATTTCCTTCAAAACCCTTTTGTAGCAAGCATTTACGGCATTAAGGCCCTGATTCTTGAAAAAAAACTAATACAAAAAATATTTAAAATTTAAGTTTTAAAATCTTGAATTTCATCTAAAAGTTGATGGGATATTGAAAGTTTTGTTGATAAAGGCAAGTTTTTAGCCATTTTTTTTGGACCTAATAAAAAACCACTGTTGAAGTTTTTATCAAATCCCTGCCCATCTCTATCAATTGGATTGGCCATGAGAAGATCACACCCTTTTGAAATTCTTTTTTTCTCTCCCTTTTCTTTGATTTCCATATCACTTCCTGACTCAGCAGCAAAACCAAGGAAAATTTGATTTTCTAATTTCCTGCCAGTTAGATCTTTAATTAAGTCAGGGGTTAGTTCAATATCATCAAAAATCGAATTTAGAAAAAGTTCTTTAGAGATTTTCTTTTTTGTTGGAATCTTTTTTTTGAAATCTGATACTGCTGCAGCCATAACGATAACTTGTGCAAAGGATTTTAAATGTTCGATTTTTTCTCTCATCTCAATTGAGTTTCTGACTGAATAGGTATTGAGACCTTCAAGAAGTTCTCTTGATACGCTTATTGGCCCATGTACTAGATCAACCTCTGCTCCTCTTAACTTTGCAGCTTGAGCTATCAAAATACCCATTCGCCCACTGCTTCGATTTGTTAGTTGTCTAGCCCCATCAAGATCCTCGACGGTCGGTCCAGCTGATACAAGAAACCTTATATTTTTTAGATCTTTGGTAAGAAATTTATTTTGTGCACGGAAAATAAAGGCACTTTCAGCGGCTAATTCAATAACATCTAAACTAATCATTTTTCCATCACCAATTCTGTCGCAAGCTAAAAGTCCCTCGCTTGGTTCTAGGGTAATTACTTGGTCTATTTCCTTTAAGTTCTTCCAGTTATTTTTGACTGCTTGATTTGACCACATTGAAGTGTTCATTGCCGCAGCAACAACGATCTGCGATTCTGCTGCTAGGAGAGTGCTTGCTAAAAGTCCCTCTGCATTTCCATTGATAAATTTTGATAAAGATGTTGCACTCATTGGTGTAACGAGAACTAAATCTGCCCATTCAGCTAAAGCAATATGCAAAGGTTTTGTTTGGTAGTCCTGCCACTGATCTCTATCTTGGTAGCATTTATTTCTGCTTAAAGTAGATAAAGATAAGGGGCTAACTAATTTGGCTGCACTTTGAGTTATTACGCACTTCACTTCTGCCCCAGCTTTAATTAATCGACTAACTAAAATTGGAGTCTTTACAGCTGCAATACTTCCTGTAACTGCAACTAATATTTTTTTTCCAGATACAGAAGTCGGATTATTCATGATCAGTAGATTTTATATCAAGTAGGCCTTTAAAAAGATTTTTTCAAATTTTAAATAATATGGATTTTTTCTATATTAATGAAAATATGAGTTATTATTTACGTTCGATTTTGATTGAAAATATTTTCTTTGCTTTATATTATCTTTCATTTATTATTATGTTGGTTGATAAATATAAAGTAATTTTTTTATCTTTTTCTTATGCCTCAAAGAATGCAGAAAACAATTTTATATAAATCATCTGCAAAGATTATAGATAGGTTAGCGAATTGGGCTGCTAATCCTTGGAGAAGGTATTCATTATTAGTGATAATTTTTTTGTTTGGTTTTTTGATAGGAAGCTCTTTAGGTATGATTAATGGTGTACTTGCATTGATGGATCCAGTTGGAGCATTTATTACATTAATATTTTTGGAGATACTTATCAAAGCTAGATTCTTTTTCCTAGAATCAAAAAAACCAATAATACTTATTAGAATATTTGATATGTTTAGGATTGGAATGGTTTATGGTCTTTTTTCAGAGGGCTTGAAACTTTTATAGATATATTTAATTATTTTTATTTAACCCTAGCAAATACAACAATGCCATTCTTGTAGGTATGCCATTTTCGACTTGTTTGCTAATAAGGTTGATTGAATTATCTTCTACTAACTGACTACTAATTTCAATACCTCTATTTACTGGTCCTGGATGAAGAACAGGAACTTTTTTTTCACACCATTTTAAGCTTTGATGAGTTATGCCGTATGTTTCATGGTAAGTTTCAAGATCTGTAAGCATATTTTGCTTCATTCTCTCTTTCTGTAATCGAAGCGTCATAACTGCATCAGCATTTTTTAATGCATGTTTTAGTGATCTTTCTATTGAAATAGAACCTCGCTTATTAATTGGATCAATTTTTTGCCCTGGCGGAGGATTTAAAACAAAGTCAATGAATTCATTAGGTAGAAGGCTAGAAGGGCCGCAAAGTGTTACGTCTGCTCCACACGCAGTCAAGGACCAAAGATTTGACCTGGCGACTCGAGAATGAAGAATATCTCCAACTATTGTTATTCTTTTATTAATAAGACTATTCGTTGATGGTTCGCTTGGATTAAAAAAAGTGGCAAGAGTATATAAATCCAATAGCCCTTGACTTGGATGACTGTGATATCCATCTCCTGCATTAAGAATTGATGTATTAATATTATTTTTGTCTACATAATTAGCTAAATCTGCGGGGACATTTGTTGACTCATGCCTAATTATTAAAATATCAGCCCCCATCGAGATATAAGTGAGAATAGTGTCTAGAGGAGTCTCTCCTTTGCTTAAAGAACTTGCTGAGACAGAAAAATTTTGAACATCGGCAGAAAGCCTCTTCGCAGCAAGTTCAAAACTTGTTCTTGTTCTTGTACTTGGCTCAAAAAATAAGTTTGTAATTAAACGTCCTTGAAGCGCGGGAAGTTTTCTAGAACTTGATTTATGTACATCTTTAAATCTTGTAGTTAGTTCTAAAACTGTTTGGTAATCATCTAAAGAAAATGTAGACAGATCAAGAATGTGATTATGTTTCCAATTATTCATAATCCCTCATGTGAGGAAGGGTACCAACATTTATTTGTTGGAGGAATTTTATCTCCTTTAACCCTTTTACTAACACTTCTACTACTTTCAAGATACCAGCGCCAAGGTATATCTTTAGCTTTAGATATACCAATTCTTGTTGTTTGAACAATATTGCCCATTTTTTTGAAATCTTTTCTGTTTGTAAACCAAAAATTATTTTCTGGTGATAAGAGTAAATTGTCATGTTTTCTATTTAATCCAAATCTTTTCGCTAATAAGCCAGGTCCAGCGGCAATACGCTCATCTTCGTCTCTAATTGCTATCGATCTAAGGAGAACACCATTGGCCCAATTTTTCTTTCCAGTGACAACATTTACGCAATGATAAATTCCGTATGAAATATATATATATAAATTACCAGGTTCACCAAATAGGGTTTCATTCCTTTTCGTTTTCCCCGAGAAGCCATGGCATGAATCTTCTTCTTGTGAATAGGCTTCAGTTTCAACAATTACACCAGAAAGATTTTTGTTTTTTGAAACACGTTTATTTAAATAGCAGCCTATTAAATCAGGTGCTACCAAATGGGATGGCCTAGAGAAGAATTCTTTTGTAAGAATTGCGATTGCCTTACTGTTTATTCAGAACCTATATTACTAAATAATTATTTCTTTCAATTTTCCTGTTGGCCTAATTTCAATCCTTAGGATTTTGGAAAAAGGTCTTTATACTATTGATTTAGGTTCTTGAAAATTTTCTAACTAAACCAAACTATGAGTAAAATTTCTAAATCAGATGTTCAGAAGGTTGCTCAGTTAGCTCGCTTAGAACTCCCAGATGATCAGATTGAAACTTATACATCTCAACTTGAAGAGATTCTTTCTTATGTTGATCAATTGCAAGAAATAGATACTAAAAACATTCCACCAACCACTAGAGCTGTAGAAGTAGTTAATGCTATGCGAGATGATTTAGTCGAAGTTAATTGCTCAAGGGAGGATATCCTTAATCAAGCACCTCAAAGAGAAGGTGATTTTTTTAGAGTTCCAAAAATACTTTAAATTGATTAGTAATTAATTTTTATTTTCTGTTCTAATAGTTGTTTGGTGTATTAATTTAATATATTTTTTTCTCCAATTATTTATAGGTAATATTCTTGCGATAGATCTCATTTTGCTCCTTCTTTTTTTATGACTTCTAATTCCAACTAGTACATCATAAAGAAAATTTAGACTATCTTTTTTAGTTTCAAAAATCCCCATCCTTTGAGGAGATCCCTTGTGGTCTAAAAGTGGTTTTGTTGTTTCATACGCTGGTTTATATTCAAACCAAGGAATAGAGGGCCATAAATGATGAACTAAATGATAATTCTGCCCCATTATTAATAGATTCATTAATTTACTAGGATAAACCCTTGCATTTTTCCATCTATTTCTTGATTGAAAAGGTCTATGTGGAAGATAATCAAAAAATATTCCTAAAGTCACTCCAACCATTAATGCAGGTCCAAACCATAGATTATAAATAACATTCATAAAATTATATTTAATCCCTGCAATGACAATGCATATGAATATTCCTCTCTCAATTCCCCATTGCATAAGTTCAAACTTTCTCCAAAGTTTTCTCTCAAAGAAAAAATATTCATGATAAAAAAATCTTGGGGCAATTAACCAAACAGGACCAAATGTGCTAACTATATGATCAGGGTCATTATTAGGGTCATTAACATATTTGTGATGCTCGAGATGAACTCTTGTGAAAACGGGGAAACTAAAACCTAACAATATTGCTGCTCCATGCCCCATGAACTGATTGATCCATTTATTGGGATGGGCAGCATTGTGGCATGCGTCATGGATAACTGTTCCCTCCATATGAAGAGCTAGAAAAGATAATGCAACTAAGATTGGTAAAGGCCAATTCCCTTGATACCACTGCCATATGCTTATTATTGCTAGACAATATCCGCCTAAGAAAAGCCCTAAAGTTACGTTTAAAGGCTTAGGGGGATCTAGATATTCCTGGATTTCATTTTGCCAGTCGCGTAATGATTTCAGCTTTTTGGTTGTTTCATTTTTGTCAGACCTCGGTAAGCACTGGGTCATTGCTTGATGTGAATGAGATTAGGTTAAACCTGTACAGCTTAAGTAATAAATGCCCACCGGGAGACTTGAACTCCCACGACCGAAGTCACTGGTACCTAAAACCAGCGCGTCTACCAATTCCGCCAGGTGGGCCAAAGGCTTTCACCGATTGTCAATTAATTCTAGCAGCTCATTGATTGCTATTTAAAGACTATTTTTGATTCGTGATGGTAAAAAGATTAATGTGTTTTTAATATTTATCAATTAAGAATTTGGAATCTTCTTTGTTTTACTCACCATTTTTAGTTTTTAGGTAAGCCTCTATCAAGGCTTCACAAATACATATTGAAAAAAAATGTTTATTTCTATTTTTGGTTACATATTACTTTTTGTTGGATTTTTGATATTGGTTTTACCATTAATTCTTGTCGAATTAAGTAGACCCCGAGATTGGTTAATAAGCGGTCTTTTTTTATTTTTAGGTTTATTTCTTTTGGTGGAGAATGATCTTTTGAGAGGTTCAATAAATTTATTAATTATTTCTATGGTATTTTTGTACGGGAAAATGATGTCAGAAATCATTCAAAACAGATGGAACCATCTTAGCGTAGAAGAAAAAAAACGGATAGGATCTTTCGATAGATGGTTTGAATCTTTTAAACAACTTGGTCAAATTTTTTCTCAACTTGGAAATAGCTTTTTAAATTTGTTTAAAAGCTCTATTAATCAATCTGAAAAACCTCTAAAGGAAAAGAAATGGGTTCATCCTAAATTGAAAGAGGAAATCAATAAGAAAGAAGCTGATTAATCTGATTTTCCTGATACCAATAACATTAGAAATCTAAAATTAACTCAAAAATGAATAGACTTCTTGATATGGTTATAGTGCCTAAGGCACTAAGATGATTATTGAATATTTCTCCAAGTGAATAAGGTCAATAAAGGTTCTCAAAAGGATCGTTCCACTTACAAAGAGACTCTCAACCTTTTGCAAACTGAATTTGGTATGAGAGCAAATGCAACTCTTAGAGAACCTGAGTTGCAAGCTTTTTGGACTGAAAAAAAGATAGATTTTGAGCTGGGTTTGAAAAATGCAGGAGAGACTTTTACTTTGCATGATGGCCCTCCATATGCAAATGGAACTCTTCATATGGGCCATGCACTTAACAAAGTATTAAAGGACATAATAAATAAATACAAAATAATGGAAGGTAAAAAAGTTTGTTACGTTCCCGGATGGGATTGCCATGGATTACCTATTGAATTGAAAGTCCTTCAAGCCTTAGATAAATCTCAACGAGCTGCTTTAACGCCTATTAAGCTGAGAAAAAAAGCTGCTGCTTATGCAAAAAAGCAAGTATCTAATCAAATGGATGGTTTTAAAAGATGGGGAATATGGGGTGATTGGGATAATCCTTATTTAACTTTAGATAAACAATTTGAATCCTCACAGATTAAATTGTTTGGAGAAATGGTGTTCAAAGGATACATATATCGAGGTCTAAAACCAGTTCATTGGAGTCCAAGTTCTCAAACTGCATTGGCTGAAGCGGAATTGGAATATCCCAATGGTCATGTAAGTCAAAGTGTTTACGTAGGATTTAAGGTTAATCAAATACCAAAAATTTTAGCCCAAGAAATATCTAACCAGGCTCCAGATTTATTTGACTCTGAAGGGATTTTAAAAGAAGTTAAACTCTTAATTTGGACTACTACTCCTTGGACACTCCCTGCAAATGAGGCTATATCGGTTAATAAAAAATTAGATTATGTAATTGCTGAAAGACCTGATAAGTCATTTGCAATTATGGCAAATGATCTTTTAGAAAAAGTATCTAATACTTTGGGAATTGACTTTAAA contains the following coding sequences:
- a CDS encoding photosystem II manganese-stabilizing polypeptide; the protein is MRFRPLLALMLAFCLTFTTLPSSASAALKGREQGNARFGNVVNTGQADACTVLPAGSSGSINADGQFKSLCLQPTEVSVKLPGNKRNKSDFAIAKIISPRFNTSLDEVYGDLSGGKFTEKGGIDFSLITVLAPNGEEFPFAFSVKEMVAESKKGKSIEPGAEFSGPTTTPSYRSADFLDPKSRAKSTGVEYAQALIALGGDDEDLARENVKDDLGGKGQITLTVESVDADTEEFGGQFVAVQPSDNDLGSKDPVDVQIKGIFYGRKA
- the coaBC gene encoding bifunctional phosphopantothenoylcysteine decarboxylase/phosphopantothenate--cysteine ligase CoaBC, whose protein sequence is MNNPTSVSGKKILVAVTGSIAAVKTPILVSRLIKAGAEVKCVITQSAAKLVSPLSLSTLSRNKCYQDRDQWQDYQTKPLHIALAEWADLVLVTPMSATSLSKFINGNAEGLLASTLLAAESQIVVAAAMNTSMWSNQAVKNNWKNLKEIDQVITLEPSEGLLACDRIGDGKMISLDVIELAAESAFIFRAQNKFLTKDLKNIRFLVSAGPTVEDLDGARQLTNRSSGRMGILIAQAAKLRGAEVDLVHGPISVSRELLEGLNTYSVRNSIEMREKIEHLKSFAQVIVMAAAVSDFKKKIPTKKKISKELFLNSIFDDIELTPDLIKDLTGRKLENQIFLGFAAESGSDMEIKEKGEKKRISKGCDLLMANPIDRDGQGFDKNFNSGFLLGPKKMAKNLPLSTKLSISHQLLDEIQDFKT
- a CDS encoding DUF565 domain-containing protein, whose protein sequence is MQKTILYKSSAKIIDRLANWAANPWRRYSLLVIIFLFGFLIGSSLGMINGVLALMDPVGAFITLIFLEILIKARFFFLESKKPIILIRIFDMFRIGMVYGLFSEGLKLL
- a CDS encoding aspartate carbamoyltransferase catalytic subunit — translated: MNNWKHNHILDLSTFSLDDYQTVLELTTRFKDVHKSSSRKLPALQGRLITNLFFEPSTRTRTSFELAAKRLSADVQNFSVSASSLSKGETPLDTILTYISMGADILIIRHESTNVPADLANYVDKNNINTSILNAGDGYHSHPSQGLLDLYTLATFFNPSEPSTNSLINKRITIVGDILHSRVARSNLWSLTACGADVTLCGPSSLLPNEFIDFVLNPPPGQKIDPINKRGSISIERSLKHALKNADAVMTLRLQKERMKQNMLTDLETYHETYGITHQSLKWCEKKVPVLHPGPVNRGIEISSQLVEDNSINLISKQVENGIPTRMALLYLLGLNKNN
- a CDS encoding DNA-3-methyladenine glycosylase, with translation MNSKAIAILTKEFFSRPSHLVAPDLIGCYLNKRVSKNKNLSGVIVETEAYSQEEDSCHGFSGKTKRNETLFGEPGNLYIYISYGIYHCVNVVTGKKNWANGVLLRSIAIRDEDERIAAGPGLLAKRFGLNRKHDNLLLSPENNFWFTNRKDFKKMGNIVQTTRIGISKAKDIPWRWYLESSRSVSKRVKGDKIPPTNKCWYPSSHEGL
- the gatC gene encoding Asp-tRNA(Asn)/Glu-tRNA(Gln) amidotransferase subunit GatC, which codes for MSKISKSDVQKVAQLARLELPDDQIETYTSQLEEILSYVDQLQEIDTKNIPPTTRAVEVVNAMRDDLVEVNCSREDILNQAPQREGDFFRVPKIL
- the crtR gene encoding beta-carotene hydroxylase, which gives rise to MTQCLPRSDKNETTKKLKSLRDWQNEIQEYLDPPKPLNVTLGLFLGGYCLAIISIWQWYQGNWPLPILVALSFLALHMEGTVIHDACHNAAHPNKWINQFMGHGAAILLGFSFPVFTRVHLEHHKYVNDPNNDPDHIVSTFGPVWLIAPRFFYHEYFFFERKLWRKFELMQWGIERGIFICIVIAGIKYNFMNVIYNLWFGPALMVGVTLGIFFDYLPHRPFQSRNRWKNARVYPSKLMNLLIMGQNYHLVHHLWPSIPWFEYKPAYETTKPLLDHKGSPQRMGIFETKKDSLNFLYDVLVGIRSHKKRRSKMRSIARILPINNWRKKYIKLIHQTTIRTENKN